A genomic region of Psychrobacter sp. M13 contains the following coding sequences:
- the mutM gene encoding bifunctional DNA-formamidopyrimidine glycosylase/DNA-(apurinic or apyrimidinic site) lyase, producing the protein MPELPEVETTKASLAPILGQQVNKVQVFQPKLRWRMPDDLSELVGYALHSVKRRAKYLILTFLPTTQLTGKKDGAIKENEPIEQNTVSLQRQLIMHLGMSGSLQQYPIDTDKRKHDHLIITFNDITGKQTQLHYHDPRRFGAVLWHADYSAKLLDHLGPEPLSNKFDADYLYHLIQRTADNIQPLKSEAISDTSTNKMQDKKIAKRPIARAIKSVIMEQQVVVGVGNIYATESLYLAGIHPATPAHQLNYKQIVILIDHVKTILSKAIELGGSTLRDFTVASGQTGYFQQTLNVYGKQGECCPSCKSELENLKINGRASVYCPLCQPL; encoded by the coding sequence ATGCCTGAGCTACCCGAAGTTGAAACCACTAAAGCCAGTCTTGCGCCTATATTAGGACAGCAAGTCAATAAAGTACAAGTATTCCAGCCAAAACTGCGCTGGCGAATGCCTGACGATTTGTCAGAACTGGTTGGTTATGCTTTACATAGCGTTAAGCGCCGTGCTAAGTATTTAATCCTAACTTTTTTACCTACTACACAGCTTACTGGTAAAAAAGACGGTGCCATTAAAGAAAACGAGCCAATTGAGCAAAATACTGTATCATTACAGCGTCAGTTGATAATGCATTTGGGAATGTCAGGGAGCCTGCAACAATATCCTATCGATACCGATAAGCGCAAACATGACCATCTTATTATCACTTTTAACGATATCACAGGCAAACAGACTCAACTACACTACCATGATCCAAGACGTTTTGGCGCCGTGCTATGGCATGCCGACTATAGTGCTAAATTACTGGATCATCTAGGGCCTGAGCCTTTATCAAATAAGTTTGATGCTGATTATTTGTATCACTTGATACAACGTACAGCCGATAATATTCAGCCCTTAAAGAGTGAAGCTATTTCCGATACCTCTACCAATAAAATGCAAGATAAAAAGATAGCCAAACGTCCTATTGCCCGAGCGATCAAGTCAGTCATTATGGAGCAGCAGGTGGTGGTTGGTGTCGGTAATATTTATGCCACTGAGAGTCTTTATTTGGCAGGTATCCATCCAGCGACGCCAGCTCATCAATTAAATTATAAGCAAATCGTTATATTAATTGATCATGTTAAGACAATTCTAAGCAAAGCCATTGAGCTTGGCGGCTCAACCTTGCGTGACTTTACCGTTGCTAGCGGTCAGACAGGCTATTTTCAACAAACCTTAAATGTCTATGGTAAGCAGGGCGAGTGTTGTCCAAGCTGTAAATCTGAGCTTGAGAACCTTAAAATTAACGGTAGAGCTAGCGTTTACTGCCCACTATGTCAGCCGTTATAA
- a CDS encoding bifunctional (p)ppGpp synthetase/guanosine-3',5'-bis(diphosphate) 3'-pyrophosphohydrolase, with protein MVKIREGLPLMDGQTTETDSASLAAQLVASQRSHKSANSYAQIPLDIKKQLTTHKLHTTFDRSERHAYHSHNPKLNEKYVNNNLDNLASPTDIFEDIDLDHANIDVPMWLDNVARRIGQESVPNLTIACEFIRNRMNTSESERSGAYVTGIGMTDILTYLYQDEDALVAAMIYRSARESLISLADIQKNFGTDISNLVKDALAMGKLSAIIESNKRLEDHFANNQRDQLSNIYSMLISVTNDVRVVLIKMADRTFAMRELSFSNEERQQRVAREVMTIYAPLAHRLGIAQLKWELEDLAFRHLAPDRYKEIAKLLSEKRSEREDYIQRVEHQLSTALAAADIVAEVSGRVKHIYSIYRKMKLKGLSFDQLYDIRALRVLVDDPSECYHALGLVHGLWRYIPEQFDDYITNPKANGYRSLHTAVIAEKKSLEVQIRTHTMHFEAELGMCAHVNYKEGLKNKKDNYLNQRISSLRQLLSINNQTRTALASGNDLDNSDILELDEEEQTVDFDELERIYIFSRDGDITELPKGATVLDFAYYVHTQVGNSAQAARVNQRYVPLTYQLKTGEQVEIITKSSREPNRDWLVASLGYIHTNRARSKLRQWFNKQDRDKNIEIGRQMLGRELERLSVHPNSIDLNDYLQFFNVNSTEDIVVGLVTGEIGINQLTNHISRQLHLEPEKEIDDYTPSVDPKATGKLDAYKICIDGLDNIEINLAGCCHPVHGEPISGYITLSRGVSIHNRGCAEYVRLIERDPEREISAAWKSKSGRYQPVDIHVEAYDRRGLLRDLTQVIDKENVNIRQVQTSSTDDNIAFLKFHIEVSGLAHLSKLLAKLEQQPGILHARRAVV; from the coding sequence ATGGTAAAGATCCGTGAGGGATTGCCATTAATGGATGGGCAAACCACTGAGACTGATAGCGCCTCACTAGCAGCGCAGCTGGTTGCCAGTCAACGTTCTCACAAGTCCGCCAATAGTTATGCCCAAATCCCACTAGATATCAAAAAGCAACTGACCACTCATAAGTTGCATACCACTTTTGATCGCTCAGAGCGTCATGCTTATCATAGTCATAACCCTAAACTTAACGAGAAATATGTCAATAATAATCTAGATAACCTAGCCTCGCCTACAGATATTTTCGAAGATATTGACTTAGATCATGCCAATATTGATGTGCCGATGTGGCTGGATAATGTGGCTAGACGCATTGGACAAGAGTCGGTTCCTAACTTGACAATCGCTTGTGAATTTATTCGCAATCGTATGAACACTAGTGAATCTGAGCGCTCTGGTGCTTATGTCACAGGTATCGGTATGACTGACATTTTGACATATCTGTATCAAGACGAAGATGCGCTAGTCGCCGCTATGATCTATCGTAGCGCTCGTGAGTCGCTCATTAGCTTAGCCGATATCCAAAAAAACTTTGGCACTGATATAAGCAACTTGGTCAAAGACGCTTTGGCTATGGGTAAGTTGTCCGCTATTATAGAGAGCAATAAGCGCTTAGAGGATCACTTTGCCAATAATCAACGTGATCAGTTATCAAATATTTATAGCATGCTTATATCTGTCACTAACGATGTCCGTGTGGTATTGATCAAGATGGCTGATCGTACCTTTGCCATGCGTGAGCTGTCGTTTTCTAATGAAGAGCGCCAGCAGCGCGTAGCCCGTGAAGTGATGACGATTTATGCGCCCCTTGCTCATCGCTTGGGTATTGCACAACTCAAATGGGAACTAGAGGATTTAGCCTTTCGCCACTTGGCTCCTGATCGCTATAAGGAAATAGCCAAATTACTATCAGAAAAGCGTAGCGAGCGTGAGGACTATATTCAGCGCGTCGAGCATCAGCTGAGTACAGCTTTGGCGGCTGCTGACATTGTCGCTGAAGTCTCTGGACGTGTTAAACATATTTATTCTATCTATCGCAAGATGAAGCTAAAAGGTCTATCTTTTGATCAGCTTTACGATATTAGGGCGCTACGCGTATTAGTGGACGATCCTTCAGAGTGCTATCACGCATTAGGGTTAGTACATGGTCTATGGCGTTATATTCCTGAGCAGTTCGATGATTATATTACTAACCCTAAAGCCAATGGTTACCGCTCACTACATACCGCTGTTATCGCTGAAAAAAAGTCGCTTGAGGTGCAAATACGTACTCATACAATGCACTTTGAGGCTGAGCTCGGTATGTGTGCTCATGTCAACTATAAAGAGGGCTTGAAAAATAAAAAAGATAACTATCTCAATCAACGCATCAGCTCATTGCGTCAACTGCTATCTATTAATAATCAAACTCGTACTGCTTTAGCCAGTGGTAATGACCTTGATAACAGCGATATATTAGAGCTTGATGAAGAAGAACAAACCGTTGACTTTGATGAGCTTGAGCGAATTTATATCTTCAGTCGTGATGGCGATATTACTGAGCTGCCAAAGGGTGCAACAGTACTTGATTTTGCCTATTACGTGCATACACAGGTGGGCAATAGCGCGCAAGCGGCACGGGTGAACCAGCGCTACGTGCCACTGACCTACCAGCTCAAAACGGGCGAACAAGTAGAGATCATCACCAAATCTTCACGCGAGCCTAATCGGGACTGGCTGGTGGCATCCCTAGGCTATATTCATACCAATAGAGCCCGCTCAAAGCTACGCCAATGGTTTAATAAACAAGATCGCGATAAAAATATCGAGATTGGACGACAGATGCTTGGCCGTGAGTTGGAGCGCTTGTCTGTACACCCTAACAGTATCGATCTAAATGACTACTTGCAGTTTTTTAATGTCAATAGCACTGAAGATATTGTCGTCGGTCTGGTCACAGGTGAGATTGGGATTAATCAACTCACCAATCATATCTCTCGACAGCTGCATTTAGAGCCTGAAAAGGAGATTGATGACTATACGCCGAGTGTTGATCCCAAGGCTACTGGCAAGCTTGACGCTTATAAAATCTGTATCGACGGGCTGGATAATATAGAGATTAATTTGGCAGGCTGTTGTCACCCTGTGCATGGTGAGCCGATATCAGGCTATATTACTCTATCGCGTGGTGTGAGCATTCATAATCGCGGCTGTGCTGAATATGTACGCTTAATTGAGCGTGACCCAGAGCGCGAGATTAGTGCCGCTTGGAAGTCAAAGTCTGGTCGCTATCAGCCTGTCGATATCCATGTAGAAGCTTATGATCGGCGCGGTCTATTGCGGGATTTGACCCAAGTAATCGATAAAGAAAACGTCAATATTCGCCAAGTACAAACCTCGAGTACTGATGATAATATTGCCTTTTTAAAGTTTCATATTGAAGTTTCAGGATTGGCGCATTTATCTAAGTTATTGGCGAAGCTTGAGCAGCAACCTGGCATTCTGCATGCGCGCCGTGCTGTGGTTTAA
- the rlmD gene encoding 23S rRNA (uracil(1939)-C(5))-methyltransferase RlmD, which produces MQPTDSDSNVTINATTDAIAQTNSSQITVAPSKKKSKPSSKVRRRLKDAEPLPFKIDKLSHDGRGVANYGDGFGIDDGHAEDKHGKKVFVSFALPGESVEVKITNSRASFEEGDAIKIMADPNPERTTPPCPHFGICGGCNLQHWQPEAQISFKQSVLAEMLLHQANIAPETWLTPVVGDRLGYRTKARLGVRYVAKKQTALVGFRERSSNFLAALNECHILDPRIGFEIENLKALISTLDARDKIAQLELAMGEYIPELPDGDQPVALIVRNLEPLSDADLDKLKVFFAARHWQLYLQSKGVDSIERIALQPNDDMSQQFGRLYYQLPEYDLTFEFIPTDFTQVNLSVNRQMTKLACDLLDLKPGERVLDLFSGLGNFSLPLARLVGATGKVIGVEGSEAMTLRAADNARRNGIHNTEFYSQDLTQDCTDKPWANQGFDALLIDPPRSGAWDIMQYLPKFNAQRIVYVSCNPATLARDTKALLEQGYRLTHAGVMDMFCHTGHVESIARFEKV; this is translated from the coding sequence ATGCAACCCACCGACTCAGACTCTAACGTGACTATTAACGCAACGACTGATGCTATTGCGCAAACCAATAGTAGCCAAATTACCGTAGCACCTAGTAAGAAAAAGTCAAAACCTTCATCTAAAGTACGCCGTCGCCTCAAGGATGCTGAGCCACTACCCTTCAAAATTGACAAGCTATCTCATGATGGTCGAGGGGTGGCAAATTATGGTGACGGCTTTGGTATTGATGATGGTCATGCTGAGGACAAACACGGTAAAAAAGTATTCGTTAGCTTTGCACTACCAGGTGAGAGCGTCGAAGTAAAAATTACCAATAGCCGTGCCAGCTTTGAAGAAGGCGATGCGATAAAAATCATGGCCGACCCCAACCCCGAACGCACCACACCGCCTTGCCCACACTTTGGCATTTGTGGCGGCTGTAACTTACAGCATTGGCAACCAGAGGCGCAAATCAGCTTTAAGCAGTCAGTGCTCGCTGAAATGTTGTTACATCAAGCCAATATCGCACCTGAGACTTGGCTTACTCCTGTAGTCGGTGATCGTCTCGGCTATCGCACTAAGGCTCGACTGGGTGTCCGTTATGTCGCCAAGAAGCAGACAGCGTTAGTTGGCTTTCGTGAGCGTTCAAGTAACTTTTTGGCAGCGCTTAACGAGTGTCATATTTTAGATCCGCGCATAGGTTTTGAGATTGAAAACCTAAAAGCATTAATTAGCACGCTCGATGCTCGTGATAAAATCGCTCAACTTGAGCTGGCGATGGGTGAATATATCCCAGAGTTGCCCGATGGCGATCAGCCTGTGGCATTGATTGTGCGTAACTTAGAACCTTTATCTGATGCTGACTTAGATAAACTCAAAGTCTTTTTTGCCGCGCGTCATTGGCAGTTGTATCTACAATCAAAAGGTGTCGATAGTATTGAGCGCATTGCTCTACAGCCTAATGACGATATGAGCCAACAATTTGGTCGTCTATATTATCAGCTGCCAGAGTACGACTTAACCTTTGAATTTATCCCAACTGACTTCACCCAAGTCAATTTATCGGTAAATCGACAAATGACCAAGTTGGCTTGTGACTTATTAGACCTAAAGCCAGGTGAGCGAGTTCTAGATTTATTCAGTGGACTAGGTAACTTTAGTTTGCCATTAGCACGGTTGGTTGGCGCAACAGGAAAAGTTATTGGGGTTGAAGGTAGCGAAGCGATGACGCTGAGAGCGGCTGACAATGCCCGCCGTAATGGCATTCACAATACTGAATTTTATAGCCAAGATTTAACGCAAGATTGCACAGATAAGCCATGGGCTAATCAAGGCTTTGATGCGCTATTAATTGATCCGCCGCGCTCTGGTGCTTGGGATATTATGCAGTATCTACCAAAATTTAATGCCCAGCGCATTGTTTATGTCTCTTGTAATCCAGCAACCCTAGCCCGCGATACTAAAGCTCTACTTGAGCAAGGCTATCGCTTAACGCATGCAGGGGTTATGGATATGTTCTGTCATACAGGCCATGTGGAGTCTATAGCTCGCTTTGAAAAAGTATAA